The Streptomyces puniciscabiei genomic interval TCGGCCCCGGCTCGGTCGTCGACGTCACGGGCCCCGAGGGACGGCACGCGGTCTCCGTACGGCGGCTGCAGCCCGGGGAGAACGTGGTGCTGACGGACGGCGAGGGGCGCGGGGCCGCCGGGGTCGTCGTGAGCGTGTCCGGCAAGGACCACCTGGTGGTGGAGCCCTTCGAGTTCCCGGTGGAGCCGGAGCCCAGCCCCCGGATCACCGTGGTCCAGGCCCTCCCGAAGGGCGACCGGGGCGAACTCGCCGTCGAGACGATGACGGAGACCGGTGTCGACGTGATCGTGCCCTGGCAGGCCGCCCGGTGCATCACCCAGTGGAAGGGCGAGAGGGGCCAGAAGGCACTCGCCAAGTGGCGGGCCACCGCCCGCGAGGCCGGCAAGCAGTCCCGTCGGCTGCGCTTTCCCCGGGTCGCGGACGCGGC includes:
- a CDS encoding 16S rRNA (uracil(1498)-N(3))-methyltransferase, whose protein sequence is MTAPVFVVDSLEGVGPGSVVDVTGPEGRHAVSVRRLQPGENVVLTDGEGRGAAGVVVSVSGKDHLVVEPFEFPVEPEPSPRITVVQALPKGDRGELAVETMTETGVDVIVPWQAARCITQWKGERGQKALAKWRATAREAGKQSRRLRFPRVADAASTKQVAALLAEADFAAVLHSDFEHESGRLATAELPTEGEVVLVVGPEGGVARDELALFEGAGAKAYVLGPTVLRTSTAGTAAVALLLGRTGRWS